One part of the Candidatus Poribacteria bacterium genome encodes these proteins:
- a CDS encoding Gfo/Idh/MocA family oxidoreductase, protein MSKIRLGIIGCGGNSGGHARRMNENPDVQIVGTCDVNTDIANSYIDRNLPELDPRPAAHDNIPTMLGETTPDAVVISTPHTLHFEHSMHALNAGCHVLVEKPMVTAAPDAYTLAEKVKETGKVFTIGYNTPCSANFYYVRECIRNQTFGKLELVTGYITQNWLRATKGAWRQVPELSGGGQAYDSGAHLFNSLCWSVESNVAEVHSFIDNCGAAVDINSATNIRFENGVFASIVVSGNCPSPGGTHMALIFDNGRIEVDGWGGGWIRVYEGGEQLDPPPITEEMSAGSPDDNFIDTILGRAEPRTSPMNGIIQSELMDAIYESGRTGQPAKPVRR, encoded by the coding sequence ATGTCTAAAATCCGATTGGGGATTATCGGTTGTGGTGGAAATTCGGGGGGACATGCCCGCCGAATGAATGAAAATCCCGATGTCCAGATTGTCGGCACCTGTGATGTGAACACTGACATTGCTAACAGTTATATCGATCGTAACCTACCAGAGTTGGATCCGCGTCCAGCTGCCCACGATAATATCCCAACAATGCTCGGCGAAACAACGCCCGATGCTGTGGTGATTTCTACACCGCACACCCTCCACTTTGAACACAGTATGCACGCTCTCAATGCGGGTTGTCATGTATTGGTAGAAAAGCCGATGGTAACAGCAGCACCGGACGCATATACATTAGCTGAGAAGGTCAAAGAGACGGGGAAGGTCTTTACTATTGGCTATAATACGCCTTGCTCGGCGAACTTTTACTATGTGCGTGAATGTATCCGAAATCAAACATTTGGCAAGTTGGAGTTGGTAACAGGCTATATCACACAGAACTGGCTACGCGCAACAAAGGGAGCGTGGCGACAGGTTCCTGAGTTGTCCGGTGGTGGGCAAGCGTATGACAGTGGGGCACATCTGTTTAACAGTCTATGCTGGTCCGTTGAATCCAATGTCGCGGAGGTCCATTCCTTCATAGACAATTGTGGTGCGGCGGTTGATATCAACAGTGCAACCAACATCCGGTTTGAGAATGGAGTTTTCGCGAGTATTGTTGTCAGCGGCAACTGCCCAAGCCCCGGTGGCACCCACATGGCGTTGATTTTTGATAACGGTCGAATTGAAGTTGACGGTTGGGGTGGTGGCTGGATTCGTGTCTACGAAGGTGGAGAACAGCTTGATCCGCCGCCGATTACCGAGGAGATGTCCGCAGGGTCACCGGATGACAATTTCATTGATACTATTCTTGGTCGTGCTGAACCTCGTACTAGTCCGATGAACGGGATTATCCAATCGGAGTTGATGGACGCTATTTACGAGTCGGGACGGACCGGGCAACCTGCTAAGCCTGTACGGAGATAA
- a CDS encoding Gfo/Idh/MocA family oxidoreductase — protein sequence MQTYRAAVIGCSRMGAFIDNERVGHLASEVASYLAQNLPVSHAASFFAEERTDLIACSDLRTEVMAEFGRRYNVPAERQYTDYREMLEKEQPDIVSVATQPEHRAEVVIYAAEHGVKALYAEKAMAASMDEADAMVEAVERNGVAFNLGTNRRWDTGFDKMKEIIDSGELGALRTLIIYGNGSLFNTASHNFDLILRLNSDAPASWVSAHLPEGDTIIDGNIVREDPSGQGMIQFSNGVTAHALLAQLGWEAICDKGSITSFRDGAMWQIRRQNRLESFPRFERTSSGANIVKDLVHALDTGEPTRGGVRVAHASTELIFAFMESHLRNGERIELPLKGSELRLQRDRAPRQPRFQPQ from the coding sequence ATGCAAACATATCGCGCGGCGGTTATCGGTTGTAGCCGGATGGGTGCCTTTATCGACAACGAAAGGGTTGGGCATCTTGCATCTGAGGTGGCAAGCTATCTAGCGCAGAATCTCCCAGTATCACATGCTGCCAGTTTTTTTGCAGAGGAACGGACAGACTTAATCGCCTGTTCTGACCTCCGCACTGAGGTGATGGCGGAATTTGGAAGACGATATAACGTCCCGGCTGAACGGCAGTATACCGATTATCGGGAGATGCTTGAAAAGGAGCAGCCCGACATCGTGAGTGTCGCAACGCAGCCCGAACACCGTGCGGAAGTCGTTATCTATGCTGCGGAGCACGGCGTAAAAGCCCTCTACGCGGAAAAAGCGATGGCAGCATCGATGGACGAAGCGGATGCGATGGTGGAGGCGGTCGAACGTAACGGCGTCGCGTTCAATTTAGGCACCAACCGTCGTTGGGATACCGGCTTCGACAAGATGAAAGAGATCATTGATAGCGGGGAGTTGGGTGCACTTCGGACGTTGATTATTTACGGCAATGGATCGCTTTTCAACACCGCTAGCCATAACTTTGACCTCATCCTGCGTCTCAACAGCGATGCGCCTGCGTCTTGGGTTTCGGCACACCTTCCGGAGGGAGACACAATTATTGATGGGAATATCGTGCGAGAGGATCCAAGCGGACAGGGGATGATCCAGTTCTCAAACGGTGTCACAGCGCACGCCCTTCTCGCACAGCTCGGTTGGGAGGCAATCTGTGATAAGGGAAGCATTACGAGCTTCAGAGATGGTGCGATGTGGCAAATCCGCCGTCAAAACAGGCTTGAGTCTTTCCCCAGATTTGAACGCACCAGCAGTGGGGCGAATATCGTCAAAGACCTTGTCCATGCGTTGGATACAGGTGAACCGACACGCGGCGGAGTTCGTGTCGCCCACGCAAGCACGGAGTTGATTTTTGCGTTTATGGAATCCCATTTGCGGAATGGTGAACGTATCGAACTCCCATTGAAGGGAAGCGAGCTGCGCTTACAACGAGACCGTGCTCCGAGACAGCCGAGATTTCAGCCACAATAA
- the hinT gene encoding purine nucleoside phosphoramidase: MAEETIFSKIIRKEIPADIVYQDDLATAFRDINPRAPTHILIIPNNLIPTVDDVTPEDEQVLGRLFIVASKIARAEGIAEDGYRLIVNCRQHGGQEVYHLHMHLLGGRPLGRMVAD; the protein is encoded by the coding sequence ATGGCAGAAGAAACGATCTTCAGTAAAATTATCCGAAAAGAAATTCCTGCCGACATCGTGTATCAAGATGATTTGGCAACTGCCTTCCGGGACATCAACCCTCGTGCGCCCACGCATATCTTGATTATCCCGAACAACTTGATCCCTACCGTTGACGATGTGACCCCTGAAGATGAACAGGTGCTAGGACGACTGTTCATAGTAGCGTCGAAGATCGCAAGAGCCGAAGGAATTGCTGAGGATGGTTACCGTTTGATTGTCAACTGCCGGCAGCATGGCGGACAAGAGGTTTACCATCTGCACATGCATCTTCTCGGAGGTCGTCCATTGGGGCGAATGGTTGCGGATTAG
- a CDS encoding alcohol dehydrogenase catalytic domain-containing protein: MQAIQYIKSVPRYLMVRLLGKHWKSLYTSGASCIRLAEIDEPQLPTPDWVKIKTRLSGICGSDLATIMAKGSPYFSPFTSCPFVLGHEVVGELAEIGERVEGYAVGDRVVIEPVLSCEIRGIGPVCYQCSQGHFANCENITRGNISAGIQTGYCHDTGGGWSPYFLAHKNQIHRVPDSLSDEIAVLLEPFACALHGVLKANLKDTDEVLIIGAGTVGLLTVAAIRAIGKQNRILIVAKYPHQRQLARELGADEVLSSDKSLYTNFCGLTGAESYQPELGKPVLLGGVDVTFDCVASATTIDDALRFTRAQGRVMLVGMPAIPKNIDWTSVWYKELEVSGAYTYGVESYAGEKIRTFTLGIRLLEQMGDRLLPLIGERFSLKEYRRAIQAAMSTGRSGAVKTIFDLR; encoded by the coding sequence ATGCAAGCTATTCAATACATCAAAAGCGTGCCACGCTATCTAATGGTGCGTCTCTTAGGCAAACACTGGAAGTCGCTTTATACCTCCGGTGCTTCATGCATCCGTTTGGCTGAGATTGATGAACCACAACTGCCGACTCCGGATTGGGTAAAGATCAAGACACGGTTGAGCGGGATCTGCGGCTCAGATCTTGCCACTATCATGGCAAAGGGCAGCCCATATTTCTCGCCCTTCACCTCGTGTCCATTTGTACTTGGACATGAGGTAGTGGGAGAACTTGCGGAGATAGGGGAGCGGGTTGAGGGATATGCGGTTGGAGACCGTGTTGTGATAGAGCCTGTGTTATCGTGCGAAATCCGCGGCATCGGTCCTGTCTGTTACCAGTGCAGCCAAGGACATTTTGCGAACTGCGAGAATATCACGCGAGGGAATATCTCCGCAGGCATTCAGACAGGATACTGCCATGACACCGGCGGGGGCTGGAGTCCTTACTTTCTCGCCCATAAAAACCAGATCCACCGCGTACCGGACTCGCTCTCCGATGAAATCGCAGTGCTTCTCGAACCGTTTGCCTGTGCGCTGCACGGTGTTTTGAAAGCCAACCTCAAGGACACAGACGAAGTCCTAATCATCGGTGCGGGGACGGTCGGGCTACTCACCGTTGCGGCAATCCGGGCAATTGGGAAACAGAACCGCATCCTAATTGTTGCCAAATACCCGCATCAGCGTCAACTCGCACGCGAACTCGGTGCAGATGAAGTCCTCTCCTCCGACAAGTCGCTCTACACAAATTTCTGCGGCTTAACAGGGGCGGAGAGTTATCAGCCAGAACTGGGTAAACCGGTCCTGCTCGGCGGTGTTGACGTGACGTTTGATTGCGTCGCATCTGCTACGACGATTGACGACGCTCTGCGCTTTACGCGGGCGCAAGGACGGGTTATGCTTGTGGGAATGCCCGCTATCCCGAAAAATATCGATTGGACGTCGGTGTGGTATAAGGAATTGGAAGTCAGTGGCGCATATACCTACGGAGTGGAAAGCTATGCAGGCGAGAAAATTCGGACCTTCACACTCGGAATTAGATTGTTAGAGCAGATGGGGGATAGGCTACTCCCGCTAATCGGCGAACGGTTTTCACTCAAAGAGTATCGCCGAGCTATCCAAGCTGCGATGTCCACCGGGAGGTCCGGTGCGGTGAAAACCATCTTCGACCTGCGATAG
- a CDS encoding zinc-binding alcohol dehydrogenase, producing MPKELVAVAVQQPVLQDYDEGPLPVGNIRIKVDFGAPKRGTELTGYHGFRGASFPMGLGNMCVGRVSEIGEGVKGFSIGDRVAGYGNLRETHTWDAARALRMSDRMAWKEAVCYDPAHFALAGIRDGQVRLGDRVAVFGLGAIGQMTVQMAKMAGASFVAAVDPIAKRRAVVENIGIDLSLDPTAVDVGEELKKATGGLGIDVAIETSANYQALDGAIRGLAYGGNVAVVGWMKECKGGLDLGAVAHFDIPNLIFARACSDPNRDHPRWDFGRITDHCWQWLSEGRFDCEEIVSPVVPFDESAQAYEEMDLHPEKSVKLGVAFE from the coding sequence ATGCCAAAAGAATTAGTCGCAGTTGCTGTGCAGCAACCAGTTTTACAGGACTACGACGAGGGACCTCTACCAGTTGGAAATATTCGTATCAAAGTGGACTTTGGCGCACCCAAACGCGGCACGGAGTTGACGGGGTATCACGGATTTCGCGGTGCGTCATTTCCGATGGGTCTGGGAAATATGTGCGTTGGTCGGGTTAGCGAAATCGGCGAAGGTGTCAAAGGGTTTTCGATTGGTGATCGGGTCGCCGGATATGGCAACCTCCGAGAGACGCATACCTGGGACGCCGCACGCGCTTTACGCATGAGTGACCGAATGGCGTGGAAAGAGGCGGTCTGTTACGACCCAGCACATTTCGCCCTTGCCGGCATTCGGGATGGTCAGGTGCGCCTTGGGGACAGAGTTGCCGTCTTCGGACTTGGCGCGATCGGTCAAATGACAGTACAAATGGCGAAGATGGCTGGTGCGTCCTTTGTCGCTGCCGTGGACCCAATCGCCAAGCGACGGGCAGTCGTTGAAAACATCGGGATAGACCTCTCACTCGATCCAACTGCCGTCGATGTCGGGGAGGAATTGAAGAAAGCGACCGGCGGACTCGGGATTGATGTCGCGATTGAGACAAGTGCGAATTATCAAGCGTTGGACGGTGCAATCCGTGGGTTAGCGTATGGCGGTAATGTCGCGGTCGTCGGCTGGATGAAGGAGTGTAAGGGCGGACTTGACCTCGGCGCTGTCGCACATTTCGATATTCCAAATCTAATCTTTGCCCGTGCGTGTAGTGATCCCAATCGCGACCATCCACGATGGGATTTCGGACGCATTACGGACCACTGCTGGCAGTGGCTTTCTGAAGGACGGTTTGATTGTGAGGAGATTGTTTCCCCGGTAGTGCCCTTCGACGAATCTGCCCAAGCGTACGAGGAGATGGATCTCCATCCCGAAAAGAGCGTCAAGCTGGGCGTAGCATTTGAGTAG
- a CDS encoding ribonuclease activity regulator RraA, with translation MINTPDIERPPKQLIETLSTISSATAAGELCRLGIRDPQILGPVPRTPGKAVVGPALTLQFMPKREDIYAVDEYNDPEKQLHRHALYHAQPGDIIVVDARGDMSSGVFGEMMLTFFKGRGGIGAIVDGCIRDFPYAQTLGLGLWLKGTTPNFHTQTNIYPYAVNVPVACGNTLVMPGDIVVADDDGAVVVPTKLAPELCEKATAHSEWEDFSRMKLAEGGHLRKYYPLNDEARAEYEEWRKTQEK, from the coding sequence ATGATAAACACGCCAGACATCGAGCGCCCTCCCAAACAACTTATTGAAACGCTCTCAACTATCAGCAGCGCTACCGCTGCCGGTGAGCTTTGTCGCCTAGGTATACGCGATCCCCAAATTTTGGGTCCCGTTCCTCGCACCCCCGGCAAGGCAGTTGTTGGGCCAGCACTCACCCTGCAATTTATGCCCAAACGCGAAGACATCTACGCTGTCGATGAATACAACGACCCCGAAAAACAGCTCCACCGCCATGCACTCTATCACGCCCAACCCGGCGATATCATCGTCGTTGACGCTAGAGGTGACATGAGCAGTGGTGTTTTCGGCGAGATGATGTTGACCTTTTTCAAGGGGCGCGGCGGTATCGGTGCCATCGTAGATGGTTGTATCCGGGACTTTCCCTACGCACAGACTTTAGGGTTGGGATTGTGGCTGAAGGGAACGACCCCCAATTTCCATACGCAAACGAACATCTATCCCTACGCGGTCAACGTTCCAGTTGCGTGCGGCAATACCTTAGTGATGCCGGGGGATATCGTTGTGGCTGATGATGATGGTGCCGTTGTGGTTCCCACTAAGCTAGCACCGGAATTATGTGAAAAAGCCACCGCCCACTCCGAGTGGGAGGACTTTAGTCGCATGAAACTAGCGGAAGGTGGTCACTTACGCAAATACTATCCTCTCAATGATGAGGCGCGGGCAGAGTATGAGGAGTGGCGCAAAACCCAAGAGAAATAA
- a CDS encoding gamma-glutamyltransferase — protein sequence MPDTDKIGWNAVSKAGAVAAGGAGAVAAGITILEAGGNAADAAAGTILALNVTDHIACSIGGEVPVLIFDAEKGEVKSLSGQGRAPLSQEAIDWYMKNGIPAGDMKMAPVPSVVDLCITMLQQYGTKSFEEIVVPTLAILDAGDEDWHPNLAVTLRRMVEEEQITAGDRETKLQAATDRFYGRNKYRNDIAEELEAFYIKRGGFLRRADLAAHTTLIEEPVKVDYRGYTVYKCGTWTQGPYLCQALRLLEGFDLKAMGHFSADYVHVVTEAIKLAMADRDEYYGDPVFVEVPMDGLLSDVYTEIRRPLIDMQKASLEVRPGDIENMKPLKAGGVFRPGVGGTTTCVVADRWGNVVSATPSANVHREEQMGGSTGVSFGNRLRSLNTVPGHPNCIQPGKRPRITLTPTLVLKDGSPILAISVAGGDLQDQAALNLLLDFIEFDMQPEDAVIAPRFATAHHQDSFDPNPNREEAFIRAGALTVSDTVDSSVQEELIQRGHQLEARAGAIATPVMLSIDRDSGTFYAAGDPAANRHAAGLDDE from the coding sequence ATGCCAGATACAGATAAGATAGGTTGGAACGCTGTCAGCAAAGCCGGTGCCGTTGCTGCGGGTGGTGCCGGGGCTGTTGCCGCCGGGATTACGATTTTAGAGGCGGGCGGCAATGCGGCAGATGCAGCCGCGGGGACGATTCTCGCGCTTAACGTCACGGACCATATCGCCTGCTCTATCGGCGGTGAGGTGCCAGTGCTTATATTTGATGCAGAAAAAGGGGAGGTCAAGTCACTTTCGGGTCAGGGCCGTGCGCCGCTTTCACAAGAAGCCATCGATTGGTATATGAAAAACGGTATCCCGGCTGGCGATATGAAGATGGCACCCGTGCCTTCGGTGGTTGATTTGTGCATTACGATGCTCCAACAATATGGAACAAAGTCGTTTGAGGAAATCGTGGTGCCAACACTTGCCATCTTGGACGCGGGAGACGAGGATTGGCATCCCAATCTGGCGGTCACGTTACGCCGTATGGTGGAAGAGGAACAGATTACCGCCGGAGACCGTGAGACGAAACTGCAAGCTGCAACGGATCGCTTTTACGGACGGAACAAGTATCGGAACGATATCGCGGAGGAATTGGAAGCGTTCTACATCAAGAGGGGCGGATTCCTTCGTCGGGCAGATCTTGCCGCGCATACCACGCTAATTGAGGAGCCTGTGAAGGTGGATTATCGTGGGTATACGGTGTATAAGTGTGGAACATGGACGCAGGGACCGTATCTTTGCCAGGCGCTGCGTCTCCTAGAAGGTTTTGATCTGAAAGCTATGGGACACTTCTCAGCAGACTACGTCCACGTAGTCACAGAGGCGATTAAGTTAGCGATGGCAGATCGTGATGAATATTACGGGGATCCAGTCTTTGTGGAGGTCCCGATGGACGGACTGCTTTCCGATGTCTATACCGAGATTCGTCGTCCGCTGATTGATATGCAAAAAGCGTCGTTGGAGGTGCGACCGGGTGACATAGAGAACATGAAGCCGTTGAAAGCAGGGGGCGTATTTCGGCCGGGGGTCGGAGGAACGACGACCTGTGTCGTTGCTGATCGCTGGGGGAATGTAGTTTCTGCCACACCTTCTGCTAACGTCCACCGTGAGGAGCAGATGGGAGGTTCAACGGGTGTGAGTTTCGGTAACCGGCTGCGAAGCCTCAATACAGTTCCGGGGCATCCAAACTGTATCCAACCCGGTAAGCGCCCTCGCATTACACTGACGCCGACGCTTGTTTTGAAGGACGGTAGCCCGATTCTAGCGATTAGTGTTGCCGGTGGTGACTTGCAAGATCAGGCAGCGCTGAATTTGCTCCTTGATTTCATTGAGTTTGATATGCAGCCTGAAGATGCTGTTATTGCGCCGCGGTTTGCTACAGCGCATCATCAAGATTCATTCGATCCAAATCCTAACCGTGAAGAAGCATTCATTCGAGCAGGGGCGTTGACTGTCAGTGATACGGTGGATTCGAGCGTTCAGGAGGAGTTGATTCAGCGTGGGCATCAACTTGAGGCAAGAGCGGGTGCAATTGCGACACCTGTCATGCTTTCTATTGACCGAGATAGCGGGACGTTCTATGCTGCCGGTGATCCGGCTGCGAACCGTCATGCAGCGGGACTAGATGACGAATGA